The sequence GGGGTCTTCCCTTGCTCCTCCTGCGGTGGAACTCCGCTATGTCGAGGGTCTCCGACCCCCCCTCCTCCCAGGCGAGCACTATCCTGTCGTGGAATATGTCACAGGCCTGGACCGCCGCGTTCCTCCCGTCGAGCACGTGCCTCGATCCGATCTCCGGGAAGAGCCGGCCGGCCTTGCGATAGAAGTCGGTCTCGTACGCCAGGCAGCACATCAGCCTGCTGCACGACCCGGACACCTTGCTGGGATTGGGAGCCAGGTTCTGCTCCCTCACCGACTTGAGGGTGACGGAGGTGAACTCCCTGAGGAATGATGCGCAGCACAGCCTGAGGCCGCATATCCCCACCCCGTCGCGGTGCCGGGCCTCGTCGCGCACACCGATCTGCCTCATCTCGATCCTGGCCCTGAACTCGGCGGCCAGATCCCTGACCAGCGCCCGGAAGTCGGTGCGCTGCTCCGCAGTGAAGTAGACCCTGATCTTCCTCCGGTCGAGCTGGGACTCGCATCCCGTGAGCTTCATGTCCAGCCTGCGGTTCTTCACCC is a genomic window of Candidatus Fermentibacter sp. containing:
- the ricT gene encoding regulatory iron-sulfur-containing complex subunit RicT, with the protein product MITEAFEGAREPGRDTEACPAGAVAQGELLEVAFRARRLGLFSNPGLPVDAGSLVVVSLERGEDLGRVVAKYRTGEPSPGEPMGSFIRVADASDLERAAANTEFEARVMAFCRERVKNRRLDMKLTGCESQLDRRKIRVYFTAEQRTDFRALVRDLAAEFRARIEMRQIGVRDEARHRDGVGICGLRLCCASFLREFTSVTLKSVREQNLAPNPSKVSGSCSRLMCCLAYETDFYRKAGRLFPEIGSRHVLDGRNAAVQACDIFHDRIVLAWEEGGSETLDIAEFHRRRSKGRPRRPGEAGDDSPDQPARDDENKEPRGRT